From the Sebastes fasciatus isolate fSebFas1 chromosome 3, fSebFas1.pri, whole genome shotgun sequence genome, one window contains:
- the psmd12 gene encoding 26S proteasome non-ATPase regulatory subunit 12: MNTVNMSEERPERSDGKIVKMEVDYSSTVDSRIPESEKMAKEGKLQEAIENLLSLEKQTRTASDMVSTSRILVAVVQMCYEAKDWDALNENIMLLTKRRSQLKQAVAKMVQECYKYVDAVTDQPIKLRLIDTLRTVTAGKIYVEIERARLTKTLANIKEQLGEVKEAAAILQELQVETYGSMEKKEKVEFILEQMRLCVAVKDYIRCHIISKKINTKFFQEDGNEEAKLKYYNLMIQVDQHEGSYLSICKHYRAIYDTPCILEDSSKWQQALKSVVLYVILAPYDNEQSDLVHRIDTDKKLEEIPKYKDLLKQFTTMELMRWAALVEDYGKELREGSTDSPATDVFSCSEEGEKRWKDLKNRVVEHNIRIMAKYYTRITMKRMAGLLDLSIDESEEFLSSLVVNKTIYAKVDRLAGIINFQRPKDPNDLLNDWSHKLNSLMSLVNKTTHLIAKEEMIHNLQ; this comes from the exons ATGAACACCGTAAACATGTCCGAGGAACGGCCTGAACGATCTGATGGGAAGATCGTGAAGATGGAGGTCGACTACAGTTCAACTGTAGACTCGCGGATCCCGGAGAGCGAGAAGATGGCTAAA GAGGGCAAACTGCAGGAGGCCATTGAGAACTTGTTGTCATTGGAGAAGCAAACCAGAACG GCATCAGACATGGTGTCCACCTCCAGAATCCTTGTGGCTGTGGTCCAGATGTGTTATGAAGCCAAGGACTGGGATGCCCTGAATGAAAACATCATGTTGCTCACCAAAAGGAGGAGTCAGTTGAAACAG GCTGTTGCCAAGATGGTGCAAGAATGTTACAAGTATGTGGATGCTGTGACTGATCAGCCCATCAAGCTGAGACTCATCGACACACTTCGCACCGTGACTGCTGGCAAG ATCTATGTAGAGATTGAGCGTGCCAGGCTGACGAAGACCTTGGCCAATATCAAGGAGCAGCTCGGAGAGGTCAAAGAGGCAGCTGCCATTCTTCAAGAACTGCAG GTGGAGACATATGGCTCCatggagaaaaaggagaaagtggagTTCATCTTGGAACAGATGAGGCTTTGCGTTGCTGTCAAGGATTACATTCGCTGCCATATCATCAGCAAGAAGATAAACACCAAATTCTTCCAAGAGGACGGCAACGAG GAGGCCAAGCTGAAGTACTACAACCTGATGATTCAGGTAGACCAGCACGAGGGCTCCTACCTGTCTATCTGCAAACACTACCGGGCCATTTACGACACCCCCTGCATCTTGGAGGACAGCAGCAAGTGGCAACAG GCCCTGAAGAGTGTGGTGCTGTACGTGATTCTCGCCCCTTACGACAACGAACAGTCAGACCTCGTGCACAGAATCGATACGGACAAGAAACTGGAAGAAATCCCTAAATACAA GGACCTGCTGAAACAGTTCACCACCATGGAGCTGATGCGCTGGGCCGCCCTGGTGGAGGATTATGGGAAGGAGCTGAGAGAGGGCTCAACCGACAGCCCTGCCACAGACGTCTTCTCTTGTTCAGAAGAGGGGGAGAAAAGGTGGAAGGACCTGAAGAACAGAGTGGTGGAGCAT AACATCAGAATAATGGCCAAATATTACACCAGAATCACAATGAAGAGGATGGCTGGACTCCTTGACCTCTCTATTGAC GAATCCGAGGAGTTCCTCTCCAGCCTAGTTGTAAACAAAACCATCTACGCCAAGGTCGACCGGCTGGCTGGCATCATCAACTTTCAGAGGCCCAAAGACCCCAACGACCTGCTCAACGACTGGTCGCACAAACTCAACTCCCTCATGTCTCTGGTCAACAAGACAACGCATCTCATTGCCAAGGAGGAGATGATCCACAATCTGCAGTGA